One window of Sinorhizobium fredii NGR234 genomic DNA carries:
- a CDS encoding DNA-3-methyladenine glycosylase I: protein MSARGLITGEDGRQRCAWHGNLEDYRRYHDEEWGRPVTDDRRLFEKICLEGFQSGLSWLTILRKRESFRSAFSGFDFDAVAEFGEADIERCLADPGIVRHRGKIVSTINNARRAKELRSEFGSLAAYFWAHEPDGSERPEVVDYETLIANPTTPASVRISKDLKKRGWTFVGPTTVYAFMQAMGLVNDHLEGCFCREGIEEMRRQFARPTT from the coding sequence ATGTCGGCAAGGGGCTTGATAACGGGCGAGGACGGGCGGCAACGTTGCGCCTGGCACGGCAATCTCGAGGACTACCGGCGCTACCACGATGAGGAATGGGGCCGCCCGGTGACGGACGATCGTCGGCTGTTCGAGAAGATCTGCCTGGAAGGTTTCCAGTCCGGTCTCTCCTGGCTGACGATCCTGAGGAAGCGCGAGTCGTTTCGCTCGGCCTTTTCCGGCTTCGACTTCGACGCGGTCGCCGAATTCGGTGAAGCCGACATCGAGCGCTGCCTTGCCGATCCCGGCATTGTCCGCCACCGCGGCAAGATCGTCTCGACCATCAACAATGCGCGGCGGGCAAAGGAGTTGCGTTCGGAATTCGGCTCGCTCGCCGCCTATTTCTGGGCGCACGAACCCGATGGAAGCGAACGCCCAGAGGTGGTCGACTACGAAACGTTGATCGCCAATCCGACAACACCGGCATCGGTCCGAATTTCGAAGGACTTGAAGAAACGCGGCTGGACCTTCGTCGGCCCGACGACCGTCTACGCTTTCATGCAGGCCATGGGGCTGGTCAACGACCACCTGGAAGGTTGCTTCTGCCGTGAAGGCATCGAGGAGATGCGGCGGCAATTCGCAAGGCCCACGACATAA
- the glcE gene encoding glycolate oxidase subunit GlcE, translating into MIVHFEPASEEGIASVVRSAAAERVTLAIVGGGTRSGLGNPVRADRTLSTRRLAGIVAYHPAEMTMSALAGTPLAEVEAALAANGQMLSFEPMDHRPIFGTTGEPTIGGVFAANVSGPRRYVAGAARDNLLGVRFVNGRGELIKAGGRVMKNVTGLDLVKLMAGSYGTLGILTEVTFKVLPVPPAAATVVVSGLNDAEAAAVMAEAMAQPVEVSGAAHLPESVRGRFIDGALPEGAATVLRLEGLAASVEMRAEKLVAALSRFGSRSQLDAGQAKALWAEIRNVKPYADGTARPLWRVSVAPSAGHQLVAALRLQTGVDAFYDWQGGLVWLRMEAEAEAELVRRYVGALGGGHATLVRADGEARARAPAFEPQAPAVAQLSERVRATLDPARIFNPGRLAAVA; encoded by the coding sequence ATGATCGTCCATTTCGAACCGGCAAGCGAAGAAGGGATCGCCTCGGTGGTGCGCTCCGCGGCGGCCGAGCGAGTCACGCTTGCCATCGTCGGCGGGGGGACGCGCTCTGGTCTCGGGAATCCGGTGCGGGCCGACCGAACGCTTTCGACGCGGCGCCTCGCCGGCATCGTCGCCTACCATCCGGCGGAGATGACCATGAGCGCGCTTGCCGGGACACCGCTTGCCGAGGTGGAAGCGGCCCTCGCCGCCAACGGCCAGATGCTGTCATTCGAGCCCATGGATCACCGTCCGATCTTCGGAACGACGGGCGAGCCGACGATCGGCGGGGTTTTCGCGGCGAATGTCTCCGGGCCTCGCCGCTATGTTGCCGGAGCCGCCCGCGACAACCTGCTCGGCGTGCGTTTCGTCAATGGCCGCGGCGAACTGATCAAGGCTGGCGGTCGTGTCATGAAGAACGTCACCGGGCTCGATCTCGTCAAGCTGATGGCGGGCTCCTACGGGACGCTCGGAATTCTGACGGAAGTTACATTCAAGGTGTTGCCAGTTCCGCCGGCTGCCGCGACCGTTGTCGTCTCGGGTCTCAACGATGCGGAGGCCGCGGCGGTGATGGCCGAGGCGATGGCCCAGCCGGTGGAGGTATCGGGCGCGGCGCATCTGCCGGAAAGCGTGCGGGGCCGCTTCATCGACGGCGCGCTGCCGGAAGGGGCGGCGACCGTGTTGAGGCTCGAAGGCTTGGCGGCGTCGGTCGAGATGCGTGCCGAAAAGCTCGTCGCGGCGCTGTCGCGCTTCGGTTCGCGCTCGCAACTGGACGCCGGGCAGGCCAAGGCCCTCTGGGCCGAGATCCGCAACGTGAAGCCTTATGCCGATGGCACTGCGAGACCCTTGTGGCGTGTCTCGGTCGCCCCGTCCGCGGGTCATCAGCTCGTTGCAGCGCTGCGTCTTCAGACGGGCGTGGATGCATTCTACGATTGGCAGGGCGGTCTTGTCTGGCTTCGCATGGAGGCGGAAGCCGAGGCTGAACTCGTACGGCGCTATGTTGGCGCCTTGGGCGGAGGCCATGCGACGCTTGTGCGCGCCGACGGCGAAGCGCGGGCCCGAGCCCCGGCCTTCGAGCCGCAGGCTCCGGCCGTGGCGCAACTGAGCGAACGCGTGCGTGCCACCCTCGATCCGGCGCGCATCTTCAACCCGGGGCGGTTGGCGGCAGTCGCCTGA
- a CDS encoding L,D-transpeptidase, with protein MRLHATRLAALTVAAAAFLAAANASAFTPADIVGAKVKRSDVVLAAQPKKPPQRFWRTKVRFRTDEAPGTVIVDTNNKYLYYIDGPNRATRYGIGVGREGFGWSGVVKVGRKAEWPAWTPPAEMRQREKEKGRILPITQEGGIDNPLGARALYLYKGGRDTIFRIHGTNQPWTIGQNMSSGCIRMMNEDVEHLYERAPIGTKVIVIGPGNKQGDVSYDDRGVDIFRQIFGG; from the coding sequence ATGAGACTTCATGCCACCAGGTTGGCTGCGCTTACCGTCGCGGCCGCTGCATTCCTGGCTGCCGCAAACGCGTCTGCCTTCACGCCGGCCGACATTGTCGGCGCGAAGGTCAAGCGCTCCGATGTCGTGCTGGCCGCCCAGCCGAAAAAGCCACCGCAGAGATTTTGGCGCACCAAGGTAAGGTTCCGCACGGACGAGGCGCCTGGCACCGTGATTGTCGATACCAACAACAAATATCTCTACTACATCGACGGCCCGAACCGCGCGACGCGCTACGGAATCGGCGTCGGCCGCGAGGGCTTCGGCTGGTCCGGTGTCGTCAAGGTCGGCCGCAAGGCCGAGTGGCCGGCGTGGACGCCGCCGGCGGAGATGCGCCAGCGCGAAAAGGAAAAGGGGCGCATCCTGCCGATCACCCAGGAGGGCGGCATCGACAATCCGCTCGGCGCCCGCGCCCTCTATCTCTACAAGGGCGGCCGCGACACGATCTTCCGCATCCATGGGACGAACCAGCCCTGGACCATCGGCCAGAACATGTCATCCGGCTGCATCCGGATGATGAACGAGGACGTCGAGCACCTCTATGAGCGGGCACCGATCGGCACCAAGGTGATCGTGATCGGCCCCGGCAACAAGCAGGGCGACGTCAGCTACGACGATCGTGGCGTCGATATCTTCCGCCAGATCTTCGGCGGCTGA
- a CDS encoding DUF4870 family protein has translation MPDPGPQTPLSRDTDRWLEPGKVNIQIIYLLYLVGFAIGVTVLVGIVLAYLNRDKAEPWARTHYTWAIRTFWIALLFAVVSALLSVLLIGVLGFIATAVWIVVRCVIGLQKAAREEPITDPESWLV, from the coding sequence ATGCCCGATCCTGGTCCGCAGACGCCGCTTTCCCGCGACACCGATCGCTGGCTGGAGCCGGGCAAGGTCAACATCCAGATCATCTACCTGCTCTATCTCGTCGGCTTCGCGATCGGCGTCACGGTACTGGTCGGCATCGTGCTCGCCTATCTCAACCGGGACAAAGCCGAGCCGTGGGCGAGGACCCACTACACCTGGGCGATCCGCACCTTCTGGATCGCGTTGCTGTTCGCGGTCGTCTCGGCGCTTCTGTCCGTATTGCTCATTGGTGTGCTCGGCTTCATAGCGACGGCGGTCTGGATCGTCGTGCGCTGTGTCATCGGGCTTCAGAAGGCGGCTCGCGAGGAGCCGATCACCGACCCCGAAAGCTGGCTCGTTTAG
- a CDS encoding FAD-binding oxidoreductase: protein MPETIGFLKPRQAVLDRRPEIIADLADLLPEGCLISDERGLKPFETDAFLAYRRLPLAVVLPETTEQVSAVLKYCSRYGIPVVPRGAGTSLSGGAIPQEDAIVIGLSKMSRILDVDLFNRTATVQAGVTNLNISDAVSADGFFYAPDPSSQLACTIGGNIGMNSGGAHCLKYGVTTNNLLGVKMVLFDGTVIELGGKALDSSGYDLLGLVCGSEGQLGIVTEATVRLIAKPEGARPVLFGFASSVAAGSCVADIIGSGIIPVAIEFMDKPAIEICEAFAHAGYPLDVEALLIVEVEGSEAEMDTMLESIIAIARRHGVMTIKESQSALEAALIWKGRKSAFGATGRVADYICMDGTVPLSQLSHVLRRTGEIVASYGLRVANVFHAGDGNMHPLILYNINDPEDAARAEAAGNDILKLCVDAGGCLTGEHGVGIEKRDLMRHQYNKADLDQQMAVRAAFDPQWLLNPSKVFPLEGRPAA from the coding sequence ATGCCGGAGACGATCGGATTCCTGAAACCCAGGCAGGCCGTCCTCGACCGCCGGCCGGAGATCATTGCCGACCTCGCCGACCTCCTGCCGGAGGGTTGCCTGATCAGCGACGAACGCGGGCTGAAGCCCTTCGAGACGGACGCATTTCTCGCCTATCGCCGCCTGCCGCTCGCCGTTGTGCTCCCGGAGACGACCGAGCAGGTCTCCGCGGTCCTCAAATATTGCAGTCGCTACGGCATCCCGGTCGTGCCGCGCGGGGCCGGCACGTCGCTCTCCGGCGGCGCCATCCCGCAGGAAGACGCGATCGTCATCGGTCTCTCGAAGATGTCGCGCATTCTCGATGTCGATCTCTTCAACCGGACGGCGACGGTCCAGGCGGGGGTCACCAATCTCAACATTTCCGACGCGGTGAGCGCCGACGGCTTCTTCTACGCCCCCGATCCGAGCTCCCAGCTCGCCTGCACGATCGGCGGCAACATCGGCATGAATTCCGGCGGCGCCCACTGCCTGAAATACGGCGTCACGACCAACAACCTCCTGGGCGTCAAGATGGTGCTCTTCGACGGCACGGTGATCGAGCTCGGCGGCAAGGCGCTGGATTCGTCCGGCTACGATCTGCTCGGCCTCGTCTGCGGCTCGGAAGGCCAGCTCGGCATCGTCACCGAGGCGACGGTGCGGCTGATCGCCAAGCCGGAAGGGGCGCGCCCCGTATTGTTCGGCTTCGCCTCGTCGGTCGCGGCCGGTTCCTGCGTCGCCGATATCATCGGGTCGGGCATCATCCCAGTGGCGATCGAGTTCATGGACAAGCCGGCGATCGAGATCTGCGAGGCCTTTGCCCATGCCGGCTATCCGCTCGACGTTGAGGCGCTGCTGATTGTCGAGGTCGAGGGGTCGGAGGCGGAGATGGACACGATGCTTGAGAGCATCATCGCGATCGCCCGCCGTCACGGCGTCATGACGATCAAGGAATCGCAGTCGGCGCTCGAGGCGGCGCTGATCTGGAAAGGCCGGAAATCCGCCTTCGGTGCCACCGGGCGGGTCGCCGACTATATTTGCATGGACGGCACGGTGCCGCTCAGCCAGCTCTCCCATGTGTTGCGTCGGACCGGCGAGATCGTCGCGAGCTACGGGCTCCGCGTCGCCAACGTCTTCCATGCCGGCGACGGCAATATGCATCCGCTGATCCTCTACAACATCAACGATCCGGAGGATGCGGCCCGCGCTGAAGCGGCCGGCAACGACATCCTGAAGCTCTGCGTCGATGCGGGCGGCTGCCTGACGGGCGAGCACGGTGTCGGCATCGAAAAGCGGGATCTGATGCGGCATCAGTACAACAAGGCCGACCTCGACCAGCAGATGGCCGTGCGCGCCGCCTTCGATCCGCAATGGCTTTTGAACCCGTCGAAGGTATTTCCGCTCGAAGGACGGCCTGCGGCATGA
- a CDS encoding LysR family transcriptional regulator, whose translation MTNLGDLEVFARVVSTGSMSAAGRALGLSAAVISKRVKRLEERLGTRLLQRTTRQVSLTEAGQGFYDRVLGVLAGIEEAEAYAAGRSSQAQGTLRITAPTSFGRMHIAPHLTGFMKDHPDLKLHIVLSDEFSDIVADGFDLAVRIGELTDSSLVARKLAPVRRLLCASPDYISRHGAPKEIGDLAEHICLPAHNNESWKLEGPGGSLAYRPDGPLVTNSSEIIRAAVIAGAGIALRSTWDVSAELRDGHLVQVLPEWEGSQRLTLSAVYPSRQFLPAKVRLFVDYLSALYGPVPYWEQ comes from the coding sequence ATGACGAATCTTGGGGATCTCGAAGTGTTCGCGCGCGTGGTTTCCACCGGTAGCATGTCGGCGGCGGGCCGCGCCCTCGGCCTTTCCGCGGCGGTAATCTCCAAGCGCGTCAAGCGGCTCGAGGAGAGGCTCGGCACGCGTCTTCTGCAGCGCACGACACGCCAGGTCTCCCTGACGGAGGCCGGACAGGGCTTCTACGACCGCGTCCTGGGCGTCCTCGCCGGTATCGAGGAGGCGGAGGCCTATGCCGCGGGCCGGTCGTCGCAGGCCCAGGGGACGTTGCGCATCACGGCACCCACCTCCTTCGGCCGCATGCATATCGCGCCGCACCTGACCGGCTTCATGAAGGATCACCCCGACCTGAAGCTCCATATCGTCCTCAGCGACGAGTTCAGCGACATTGTCGCCGATGGCTTCGACCTGGCCGTCCGGATCGGCGAGCTTACCGATTCGAGTCTGGTCGCCCGCAAGCTCGCGCCGGTCCGCCGCTTGCTCTGCGCATCACCCGACTACATTTCCCGGCACGGTGCTCCCAAGGAGATCGGCGACCTCGCCGAACACATCTGCCTGCCGGCCCACAACAACGAAAGCTGGAAGCTGGAAGGTCCGGGCGGGTCCTTGGCTTACCGTCCGGACGGCCCGCTCGTCACCAATTCGTCGGAGATCATCCGCGCCGCAGTGATCGCCGGAGCGGGGATCGCGCTCCGCTCGACCTGGGACGTCAGTGCGGAACTGCGCGACGGGCACCTGGTACAGGTGCTGCCGGAATGGGAAGGATCACAAAGGCTGACGCTCTCGGCCGTCTATCCGAGCCGGCAGTTCCTTCCCGCCAAGGTCCGGCTCTTCGTCGATTATCTCTCAGCCCTCTATGGCCCCGTCCCCTATTGGGAGCAGTGA
- a CDS encoding L,D-transpeptidase: MMKKFLLLATCLVCTLPAGAGASDRYRNRPPVIVSPDLTAPWVMQLTGEGVRPAVYRPQAPAATRKQVERRPTKRRLETAAVQPAAAHRAQKPLKSQFDPQFLPQMVAYDTGEKPGTIVIDTNNRFLYLVTGDGQARRYGVGVGKPGFEWAGAHKITRKSEWPSWTPPGEMIAREAAKGHYLPDRMDGGPANPLGARAMYLGSTLYRIHGTNAPWTIGYGVSSGCIRMRNEDVVDLYERVKIGTKVIVI; encoded by the coding sequence ATGATGAAGAAATTCCTTTTGCTTGCCACGTGCCTTGTCTGCACCCTCCCCGCCGGCGCGGGCGCGTCGGACCGATACCGGAACCGCCCGCCGGTGATTGTCAGCCCCGACCTCACCGCGCCCTGGGTGATGCAGTTGACCGGCGAAGGGGTGCGTCCGGCCGTCTATCGGCCGCAAGCCCCGGCCGCCACCCGAAAACAGGTGGAGCGCCGCCCGACGAAGCGCCGGCTGGAAACGGCGGCCGTGCAGCCTGCCGCCGCCCACCGCGCACAAAAGCCGTTGAAGTCGCAATTCGACCCGCAATTCCTGCCGCAGATGGTGGCCTACGATACCGGCGAGAAGCCCGGCACGATCGTGATCGACACCAACAATCGCTTCCTCTATCTCGTGACCGGCGACGGACAAGCACGCCGCTACGGTGTCGGGGTCGGCAAGCCGGGCTTCGAATGGGCCGGCGCGCACAAGATAACCCGGAAATCCGAGTGGCCGAGTTGGACGCCGCCCGGGGAGATGATCGCGCGCGAAGCGGCCAAAGGTCACTATCTGCCGGACCGCATGGACGGCGGTCCGGCAAACCCGCTCGGCGCCCGCGCCATGTATCTCGGCTCCACGCTCTATCGCATCCATGGCACCAATGCGCCCTGGACGATCGGTTATGGCGTATCGTCCGGTTGCATCCGCATGCGCAACGAGGATGTCGTCGATCTTTACGAGCGCGTCAAAATCGGCACCAAGGTTATCGTGATATAA
- the copM gene encoding CopM family metallochaperone, translating to MSLKRILTALMIAASIGSPALSQESGHQGMKHDATAAEPAPSSRAFAEANAKMHKDMDIDFTGNADVDFVRGMIAHHQGAIDMAKVELEYGKDEAIRKLAETIIKVQEGEIKMMKEWLAGHGG from the coding sequence ATGTCCCTGAAAAGGATCCTCACTGCTTTGATGATCGCCGCATCGATCGGCAGTCCCGCACTTTCGCAAGAGAGCGGTCATCAAGGCATGAAACACGATGCAACGGCGGCCGAGCCGGCACCATCGAGCAGGGCCTTCGCCGAAGCGAATGCCAAGATGCACAAGGATATGGACATCGACTTCACCGGCAATGCCGACGTCGACTTCGTGCGCGGCATGATCGCTCACCACCAGGGCGCGATCGACATGGCGAAGGTCGAGCTCGAATACGGCAAGGACGAGGCGATCCGCAAGCTCGCGGAAACCATCATCAAGGTCCAGGAGGGAGAGATCAAGATGATGAAGGAATGGCTCGCCGGGCACGGCGGCTAG
- the glcF gene encoding glycolate oxidase subunit GlcF: MQTNFSREQLADPHVAESEKILRKCVHCGFCTATCPTYVLLGDELDSPRGRIYLIKDMLENGRAADAETVTHIDRCLSCLSCMTTCPSGVDYMHLVDHARVHIEKTYKRPLKDRFARSVIAATLPYPSRFRLALRAARLARPLAGLLKRVAWLRTFGVMLDLAPRAMPTASDGARAAVYAAKGTPRGRVALLTGCAQPVLRPEINEATVRLLTGQGVEVVVSAGEGCCGALVHHMGREEQALDAARRNVDVWLKAADEDGLDAIVITASGCGTTIKDYGHMLRLDPAYAEKAAKVSALAKDITEYLAGLDLPEQGARGMTVAYHSACSMQHGQKITLAPKQLLKRAGFAVREPAEGHLCCGSAGTYNILQPEISAKLKARKVRNIEATKPNVIATGNIGCITQIAGGTNIPILHTVELLDWAYGGPKPAGL; the protein is encoded by the coding sequence TTGCAGACAAATTTCTCTAGAGAGCAACTCGCCGACCCGCATGTCGCAGAATCGGAAAAGATCCTGCGCAAATGCGTCCATTGCGGCTTCTGCACGGCCACCTGTCCGACCTATGTTCTGCTTGGCGACGAGCTCGACAGTCCGCGCGGGCGGATCTACCTCATCAAGGACATGCTGGAAAACGGGCGTGCGGCCGATGCCGAAACCGTCACGCATATCGACCGATGTCTCTCCTGCCTTTCCTGCATGACCACCTGCCCGTCGGGCGTCGATTACATGCATCTGGTCGATCATGCCCGTGTCCACATCGAGAAGACCTACAAGCGACCGCTCAAGGACCGTTTTGCCCGCTCCGTCATCGCCGCGACCTTGCCCTATCCTTCGCGCTTCCGGCTGGCGCTCCGGGCGGCGAGGCTTGCGCGGCCCTTGGCGGGCCTGCTGAAGCGGGTTGCCTGGCTCAGGACCTTCGGCGTCATGCTCGACCTCGCACCCCGCGCGATGCCCACGGCGTCGGATGGGGCGAGGGCAGCCGTTTACGCCGCCAAGGGCACACCACGCGGCCGTGTCGCGCTGCTTACCGGATGCGCGCAGCCGGTATTGAGGCCGGAGATCAACGAGGCAACCGTCCGGCTGCTCACCGGGCAGGGCGTAGAGGTCGTCGTTTCAGCGGGCGAGGGCTGCTGCGGCGCGCTGGTCCATCACATGGGGCGCGAGGAGCAGGCGCTGGATGCCGCCCGGCGCAACGTCGATGTCTGGCTGAAGGCTGCCGACGAGGATGGTCTCGACGCGATCGTCATCACCGCGTCCGGCTGCGGCACGACGATCAAGGATTATGGCCACATGCTGCGGCTGGATCCGGCCTATGCCGAGAAGGCGGCGAAGGTTTCCGCACTTGCCAAGGACATAACCGAATATCTGGCGGGACTGGACCTGCCCGAGCAGGGCGCGCGCGGCATGACCGTCGCCTATCACTCCGCCTGCTCGATGCAGCACGGGCAGAAGATCACCCTGGCGCCGAAGCAGCTTCTGAAGCGCGCGGGCTTTGCGGTTCGCGAACCGGCCGAAGGCCATCTCTGTTGCGGCTCGGCAGGAACCTACAACATCCTGCAGCCGGAGATATCGGCGAAGCTGAAAGCGCGAAAAGTCCGCAACATCGAGGCGACAAAGCCGAACGTGATCGCCACAGGCAATATCGGCTGCATCACCCAAATTGCCGGCGGCACGAATATTCCGATCCTGCATACCGTCGAACTGCTCGACTGGGCCTATGGTGGGCCGAAACCGGCGGGGCTGTGA